A region of the Streptomyces durocortorensis genome:
ACAGTGCGGCTCCTACGGGTCCGACGACTCCGACAGAGTGACAGACCGGACGCACCCATAAGCACCGAGTTACCGAAGTGGTCGGAAAATCGAGCGGGGTCGAACGCAAGGCTTCGCGAAAGCTCGCACGGCCGAACACCGGAGCAGCAGCCGCGCGGCTTTCGGCGACCCTCGGCCGCACTCGCCGCGGCGCGCGCAGGATGCCCGCACGCCAAAGCCGGTACGGGCGGGGTCGCCGCACGTGGACCGTCGTGCGAGCGGTGCCGCGCGTGGCCGGTCTCACCGTCCCCGCCGGGCCTGAAGCGCCTCGGGGGACCGTGCGGTGCACGTGCAGCGGGCGGGGAACCCGGGCCCGTGAGGGTCCGGACTCCCCGCCCGTGCCGGTCCGGGGCCGAGCCCCCGGACGGTTCGTGGTGGAGCCGACGGCTCCTACGCCTCGCGCGAGCCCGCGTACATCTCGTCGATGAGCCCCTGGTACTCCCGCTCGACGACCGGCCGCTTCAGCTTGAGGCTGGGGGTCAGCTCGCCGTGCTCGACGTCCAGGTCACGCGGCAGGAGGCGGAACTTCTTGATGGTCTGCCAGCGCTGAAGGCCCTCGTTGAGACGCTTGACGTAGCCGTCGATGAGCTCGACGGTCTTCGGGGCGGCGACGACCTCCGCGTACGACTTGCCCTCCAGGCCGTTCTCGGCGGCCCAGCCGAGGATGGTGGGGCCGTCGAGGGCGATGAGCGCGGTGCAGAAGTTCCGGTCCGCGCCGTGCACCAGGATGTTGGAGACGAACGGGCAGACCGCCTTGAACTGGCCCTCGACCTCCGCCGGGGCGACGTACTTGCCGCCCGACGTCTTGATCAGGTCCTTCTTGCGGTCGGTGATGCGCAGGTAGCCGTCGGCCGAGAGCTCGCCGATGTCCCCGGTGTGGATCCAGCCGTCCGACTCCAGGACCTCGTCGGTCTTGTCGGGCAGCTTGTGGTAGCCCTCCATGACGCCGGGGCCGCGCAGCAGGATCTCGCCGTCGTCCGCGATGCGCACCTCGGTGCCGGGGAGCGGCTTGCCGACGGTGCCGGTGCGGTAGGCCTCGCCCGGGTTGACGAAGGAGGCGGCGCTGGTCTCGGTGAGGCCGTAGCCCTCCAGGATGTGGACCCCGGCGCCCGCGAAGAAGTAGCCGATGTCCGGGGCGAGGGCGGCGGAGCCGGAGACGCAGGCGCGCAGCCGGCCGCCGAAGGCCTCGCGGATCTTGGAGTAGACGAGCGCGTCGGCGACCTTGTGCTTGGCACCGAGCGCGAAGGGGACGGACGCCTTGCCGGTGCGGCGGAAGTTGTCCTGGGAGACCTTGGCGTACTCGCGGGCGACCCCGGCCGCCCACTGGAAGATCTTGTACTTGGCGGCGCCGCCCGCACGGGCCTTGGAGGCGACCCCGTTGTAGACCTTCTCGAAGATCCGGGGCACGGCGGCCATGTAGGTCGGCTGGACGACCGGCAGATTCTCGATGATCTTGTCGATGCGGCCGTCGACGGCGGTGACGTGGCCGACCTCGATCTGCCCGGAGGTGAGGACCTTGCCGAAGACGTGGGCGAGCGGCAGCCAGAGGTACTGCACGTCCCCCGCGGTGATCAGCCCGGTCGCCACGGTGGCCTTGGCCATGTACGACCAGTTGTCGTGCGGCAGCCGTACGCCCTTGGGGCGACCGGTGGTGCCCGAGGTGTAGATGAGGGTGGCCAGCTGGTCGGACGTGATGGCGGCGACCCGCTCGGTGACCGCGTCCGGCGTCTTGGCGAGAAGCTCGGCGCCCCGGGCCTCCAGGTCGGCGAGCGTGATGATCCAGCCCTCGGGGTCGCCCTCGGCCGGCTCGACCCCGGCCGGGTCGATGACCACGACATGGGCGAGGTTCGGCAGGTCGGCGCGGGTCTCCCGGGCCTTGGCCAGCTGCTCGGCGTCCTCCGCGATGAGCACCCGGCTCTCGGAGTCGGCCAGGATGAACGCGGACTCCTCCGCGTTCGTGGACGGGTAGATCGTGGTGGTCGCGGCGCCCGCGCACATCACCCCGAGGTCGATGAGGATCCACTCCACCCGGGTGGCGGAGGAGAGGGCGACCCGCTCCTCCGACCGTACGCCGAGCGTGATCAGACCGGCGGCGATGGCGTAGACCCGCTCGGCGGCCTGTCCCCAGGTCAACGACTTCCAGTCGTCGGGACCCTCGCCCGAAGCGGACGGCACCGGATAGCGGTACGCCTCCCCGTCGGGGGTGGCCGCCACGCGGTCGATGAAGAGGGCCGCCACGGAGGGCGGCCGGTTATCGATCAAAGTCTGTGTGTCGCTCACGACGTCCTCCGGGCCTGCGGCATTGCTACGACCGGCTTCTTTGATACGGCGACTGCTGATGTTCCTGTGCTGCGCAACCTGCTTGTTCGGCTTGTTTAACTGGCCAGTAACCATCGAGTCGTGATCAGAGTAGAGCGCACTCGTCCACCACGTAAGAGGCAACGGGCCGCCGCTTTCATAACGAAAGGGCCCTCACCACCGCACGGTACTGCGGTGATGAGGACCCTCGGGCTTCGACGCGGGGCCGCATTCCTGCCTTGTCCCCGGCTGCTTCCCGCCCTTGCTCTCCCGGCTTCTTCGTGCCTTGCTCTCCCGGGCTACTTCTTGCCCTTGCTCTCCCCGGCGGACTCGTCGGTGGACAGGACGGAGATGAAGGCATCCTGCGGCACCTCCACGTTGCCGACCATCTTCATCCGCTTCTTGCCCTCCTTCTGCTTCTCCAGCAGCTTCCGCTTACGGGAGATGTCACCGCCGTAGCACTTGGCGAGGACGTCCTTGCGGATGGCGCGGACGGTCTCACGGGCGATGACCCGGGAGCCGATGGCCGCCTGGATCGGCACCTCGAAGTTCTGCCGCGGGATGAGCTTCTGGAGCTTGGCGACGAGCCGGACACCGTACGCGTACGCCTTGTCCTTGTGGGTGACCGCGGAGAACGCGTCCACCTTGTCGCCGTGCAGCAGGATGTCGACCTTGACGAGGTGGGCCGACTGCTCGCCGGTGGGCTCGTAGTCGAGGGAGGCGTAACCCCGCGTCTTGGACTTCAGCTGGTCGAAGAAGTCGAAGACGATCTCGGCGAGCGGCAGGGTGTAGCGGATCTCGACCCGGTCCTCGGAGAGGTAGTCCATGCCGAGCAGGGTGCCGCGCCGGCTCTGGCACAGCTCCATGATCGCGCCGATGAACTCGCTGGGGGCCAGCACCGTGGCGCGCACGACCGGCTCGTGCACCTTGTCGATCTTCCCCTCGGGGAACTCGCTCGGGTTGGTGACGATGTGCTCGGTGCCGTCCTCCATCTCGACCCGGTAGACCACGTTGGGCGCGGTGGCGATCAGGTCGAGGCCGAACTCGCGCTCCAGCCGCTCGCGGACCACGTCCAGGTGGAGCAGGCCGAGAAAGCCGACGCGGAAGCCGAAGCCGAGCGCGGCGGAGGTCTCCGGCTCGTAGACCAGGGCGGCGTCGTTGAGCTGGAGCTTGTCGAGCGCCTCGCGCAGGTCGGGGTAGTCCGAGCCGTCCAGCGGATACAGCCCCGAGAAGACCATCGGCTTCGGGTCCTTGTAACCGCCCAGCGCCTCGGTCGCCCCGTTGCTCAGCGAGGTGATCGTGTCACCGACCTTGGACTGCCGTACGTCCTTCACACCGGTGATGATGTAGCCGACCTCGCCCACGCCGATGCCGTCGGCCGGGGTCATCTCCGGGGAGGAGACGCCGATCTCCAGCAGCTCGTGGGTGGCGCCGGTCGACATCATCCTGATGCGCTCGCGCTTGTTGAGCTGACCGTCGACGACACGGACGTAGGTGACGACACCGCGATACGGGTCGTAGACCGAGTCGAAGATCATCGCGCGGGCGGCGGCGTCCGCGACCCCGACCGGGGCCGGAACATCCCGCACGACCCGGTCGAGCAGCGCGTCCACGCCCACGCCGGTCTTGGCGGAGACCTTGAGCACGTCCTCGGGCTGGCAGCCGATGAGGTTGGCCAGCTCCTCGGAGAACTTCTCCGGCTGTGCGGCCGGCAGGTCGATCTTGTTGAGCACCGGGACGATGGTGAGGTCGTTCTCCATCGCCAGGTAGAGGTTGGCCAGTGTCTGGGCCTCGATGCCCTGAGCGGCGTCGACCAGCAGGACCGTGCCCTCGCAGGCCGCGAGCGAACGGGAGACCTCGTAGGTGAAGTCCACGTGGCCCGGGGTGTCGATCATGTTGAGGACATGGGTCCGGCTCTGGTCCTCGCCCTCGGTGGGCGCCCAGGGCAGCCGGACCGCCTGGGACTTGATGGTGATGCCGCGCTCGCGCTCGATGTCCATCCGGTCGAGGTACTGAGCACGCATCTGCCGCTGGTCGACCACTCCGGTCAGCTGAAGCATCCGGTCGGCGAGGGTCGACTTGCCGTGGTCGATGTGCGCGATGATGCAGAAATTGCGGATCAGCGCCGGGTCGGTACGGCTCGGCTCTGGCACGTTGGAAGGAGTCGCGGGCACGCAGGGTCCTGATTCTTGAGACGCCGAACGCCGTGTCTCGGGTCGATGTCGGGTCGGTCGGATCGATACGTAGGCTCCATCGTCCCACGCCTGCGGGACAGCGACCGGTTTGGGCCGGTCCGAGGGCGACTGCTACCGTGGACAGCTGTGCCTCGTGGCTCTCATCAGCGGCGTGGCGCACATAGAAGATCCAACGAACCTGAAAAGGCTCTTTCGTGGCGAACATCAAGTCCCAGATCAAGCGGAACAAGACCAACGAGAAGGCGCGCCTGCGCAACAAGGCCGTCAAGTCGTCGCTCAAGACCGCGATCCGCAAGGCCCGCGAGGCCGTCGTCGCGGGTGACGTCGAGAAGGCCACCACGGCCGTCCGCGACGCCTCCCGTCAGCTCGACAAGGCTGTCTCGAAGGGTGTCATCCACAAGAACGCCGCCGCCAACAAGAAGTCGGCGCTGGCGTCCAAGGTTGCCTCCCTGCAGGCCTGAGCTTCATCCCGAAGCTCACTGATGTGACCGCCGGAACGGACTCGACGGGCCCTCTCTCCCGTCCCTGACCGGCACCCCGCGCCGCACACCGAACCTGCGTTCGCCACGCGGGTGCGGCGCACCAAGAGTGTGACCCGAAGCCCCGGTCTTCGATCTCCCCAGATCAAGGACCGGGGCTTCGGCATGTGCATATCGGGCCCCGGGGTTGCCCCGGGATATACCTCCGGGGCAACCCCGGGGGGATATCCAGGCCGTCCGGGGGGCCTCCGGACGACGCGGGGACACCCAGCCCGCCCCGGGACACCCAGCCCACTCGGGGCATGCCCAGCCCGTCCGGCGCTTGAGGACGGAACCGGCGCTCACACGAGAGCCCGCACGCAACGGCGAACCCTATGGCGAACCGCCCACCGCGCCCCGAGAGGGCTACCGCCCCGACCTCGCCGCGCGGGCGACCACGACGACGGCCTTCTCCAGGGCGTACTCGGGATCGTCCCCTCCACCCTTCACTCCCGCATCCGCCGCCGCCACGGCCCGCAGGGCCACCGCGACCCCGTCCGGCGTCCACCCCCGCATCTGCTGCCGCACCCGGTCGATCTTCCACGGAGGCATCCCCAGCTCCCGCGCGAGGTCGGCCGGCCGCCCGCCCCGCGCCGAGGACAGCTTCCCGATCGCCCGCACCCCCTGTGCCAGCGCACTGGTGATCAGCACGGGCGCGACCCCGGTCGACAACGACCACCGCAGTGCTTCCAGCGCCTCCGCCGCCCGTCCCTCGACCGCCCGGTCGGCGACGGTGAACGACGACGCCTCCGCCCGCCCCGTGTAGTAACGCCCGACGACCGCCTCGTCGATCGTGCCCTCGACATCCGCGATCAGCTGGGACACCGCACTGGCCAGCTCCCGCAGGTCGCTGCCGATGGAGTCGACCAGCGCCTGACAGGCCTCCGGTGTCGCGGACCGCCCATGGGTCCGGAACTCCGACCGTACGAACGAGAGCCGCTCGGCGGGCTTCGTGGTCTTCGGGCAGGCGACCTCCCGGGCACCCGCCTTGCGCGCCGCGTCCAGGAGCCCCTTGCCCTTGGCCCCGCCCGCGTGCAGCAGGACGAGCGTGATCTCCTCGACCGGCGCACCGAGATACGCCTTGACGTCCTTGACCGTGTCCGCCGCGAGGTCCTGCGCATTGCGCACGATCACGACCTTGCGCTCGGCGAAGAGCGAGGGGCTGGTGAGCTCGGCGAGCGTGCCGGGCTGCAACTGGTCGGACGCCAGATCCCGTACGTCCGTATCGGCATCGGCAGCGCGCGCGGCCGCCACCACCTGCTGCACGGCACGGTCCAGGAGGAGGTCCTCCTGGCCCACAGCGAGCGTGACGGGGGCGAGCGGATCGTCGGTGGAATTCTTCCTGGTGGCCATCGCGATCCAGCATCCCACGGCCCACTGACAGCCGGGGCGCCCCGTCGCCCGGGGGCCCGTGTCCGAGAATGGGCGGGTGAGCGATGTGAGACACGTACTGGTGCTGCCCGACCGCGACGCCGCGGAGGAGGTGGCCGGGGAGCTGGCCGACCGCTTCGGGGTCACCGAGGAGCCTCAGCTCGTACGGGATGCCCTGGCCGGTGAGGACGACGCCGAGGACGCCCAGTGGCTGGTGGTCGTGGAGGACGCGGCCGGGCGCCTGGACCCGGCCGCGCTGGACGCGTTCGTCGCGGAGTACGAGGGGTGGCTGGAGGCCCCGTAACCGGAGCCCCCGTAAGACCTCCCCGGGACTCCGCAGGGCCCGGCCCTCACCCCCTGCCCGCACCCCGGCCCCTCACCCCCGGGGAACGGTCTGGATGTCCAGGTCGATGGCGATGCTGGAGCCCACCGCGGCGATCCCGCGCGCCAGCATCGTCTGCCAGGTGAGCGTGAAGTCCTCGCGGTGCAGTTCGGTGGTGGCCCGGCAGGCGGCGCGCGGATCACCCTCCAAACCGTTGCCGAGACCGAGGTACCTCGTGTCCAGCGTCACCGTGCGGCTGACCCCGTGCAGGGTCAGCGCCCCGGTCACCCCCCAGCGGTTGCCGCCGCGGTGGACGAAGCGCTCGCTGTAGAACTCCAGCGTCGGGTAGCGGCCGACGTCGAGGAAGTCGCCGGAGCGCAGGTGGTCGTCGCGCATCTGCACATTGGTGTCGATCGACGCCGCGTCGATGATCACGTGCATGGCGGAGTCCTCCATGCGGTCGGCGATCCGGACCGCACCGGCGAAGGTGTTGAACCGGCCGTGGATGCGCGCCAGGCCGATGTGCCGGGCGGTGAAGCCGATCTGCGAGTGGTTCGGGTCGATGTCCCATTCGCCGGGAGCGGGCAGCTGCTGAGGCTGGGCCACTTGAAGGGTCACATCTCCCAGGGTGGCGTGCGCCCCTTGGCCGACCGTCGCCGCTCCGTGGAACGGGGTGAAGCCCTCGGCCGTGACCGCGAGCCGGTACTCGCCCGCCGGGACCGTGGCCAGCACGCTGCCGAAGGGGTCCGTCTCGCCACCCACCACCTTGCGCCCCGCCCCGTCCGTGACGACGAACTCGGCCTGCTGGACAGGTTCGTTGACCGGGTCCAGCACCCGGCAACTGAGAACGCCCGCGGAACGGTGCACCCGGACTCCCGCGAGCGCCCCACCGCGCCCCGCGCCTGCCTGGCTCCGGCTTCCCTTGCTTCCCAGCCAACGGCCGAACATCTTCTCCGTACCCCCAGGGGCGCTTCGCACTTCAGGGCCCCTGACAGATGGACGTCGTTGTCGGAGCAGCGGCCCGCCGACGAGCATGCATTCGATCACTGTTGCGGCGTTCGAGGCAAACGGAGTGCATCGTAAGGTCTTGTGCCGAGCTGTACGCAGGTGTTACCTAAGGTCCGAATTTCCGTCCCCCAGGAAGCGTCCCCGGACCTCGGGAACCCGGGAGAGCCGCAGCCCGAAGTGGTCCCGGTAGGCGGCCAGCACCTCCTCGTCCGTGGCCAGCTCCGTACGGTGCCGCTCGCCGCCGACCGTGGTGATCAGGGCCCGTCGGCTCAAGGTCACCCGCCCGGTATCCGTGCACCGTGAGCACACCAGGGAGCGGGTGAAGTGGGAGTCCGGCGAGGTGCGGTGGTACCAGGCCCCGCCCCGGAACTCCGTCAGCGTCCGCGGCCGCAGGTCCAGCCGGAACTGCCGCGAGCCGCCGCGCAGCAGATCCAGGTCCCCCTCCGGCGCCGCCCGGAACCGGAACACACCCCGGGGGTCCTCCTGTTCCGTCAAGTCCGCCAGCGCCAGCGGCCTCAGCGCGTGGTCGCCGAACCCGACGTCCGCCAGCCAGGGCCCCGTACCGTCCTCGGTCTCCACCCGCAGCGCCATGTGGTCGTACGGGATGCCCAGGCGGCCGCCGTCACCGAAGACGCGGGCCTGGAGCAGGCTCACCCGGAAGCCGAGCGCCCGCAGCAACGCGCCGAACGCGCCGTTCAGTTCGTAGCAGAAGCCGCCCCTCCCACCGATCACCTTGTCCAGAAGCGCCTGTTCCTCCAGCACGATGTCCTCACCGAGGTGAATCGACAGATTCTCGAAGGGCACGGACAGCAGGTGCCTGCGCTGGAGCTCGCGCAGCGCCTCGATGTCGGCCCGCGCCGGCCGGTCCGCGCCGATCCGGTCGAGATAGGCGCGGACCGTGCCGTCCGTGACACCGTCGGCCCCGGAGCGGTCGGGGCCCCTGGTCGACGCGAGCGAGGCTGCCGAGGCAGTCGAGGCATCGGAAGCGGCTGAGGTGGTCGACGCAGCTGAGGCGCCTGAGGTGATCGAGGCATCAGAGGCAGCTGAGGTGGTCGAGGCATCGGAGGCCGGGTGTGGCTGTGGCAAGGTCATGGTCCCAGTCTGGTCCGTCCAGAACTCGCGCGCTCGCCTGGTGCTCCGGTCCTAGGCCCCCCCGCCCGAGGCGCCGCACGGTGATCGCTGTCTAGCGTGTCGGCCATGACCGACCACGATCCCGCACGCACCCGGGAACAGCGCAAACAGGACGTCTTCGACCACCTCCGGCAGGACGAGGACGCGTGGGTGGCTACGGCGTCCTCGGACGGCGTCCCCACGCTGGTGCCGTTGTCGTTCCTCTGGGACGACGCCACCGGCACGCTGGTGATGTCGACACGACGGACCAACCCGACCGCCGTCAACGTGACCCCCGGCGGCCCGGTCAGGGTGACCCTCGGCCCCACCCGCGACGTGGTGCTCATCGAAGGCGAGGCGGAGATCGTGGAGGGGGCAGACCTCCCCACAGCCGTGGGCGACGCCTTCGCCACGAAGCTCCGGTGGGACCCGCGCCCCCGCTCCCCCTGGGTGTTCCTGCGCATCACCCCCCAGACCGTGCGCGCCTGGCGCGAGGTGAACGAACTCGCCGACCGCGACCTCATGCTCGCCGGGAAGTGGCTGGTCTGACCCGCACGGTCCGGCCCCGCAGGCGGCGCGGGGGCACAACGCGCGAGCGGAGCGGCGGGCGGACGGCCGACGAACGGCGGGCGGCGGGCGAACAGCGGGTGGGCGGCAGGCGGACGGCGGGACAGACTCCGGCGGTGTCATGACCGGCCCACCGCCCGCAGCTCCTTCCCGGCGCCCGTCACCGCGATCGGGCCGTCGGTGTCGGTGCGCAGGACCCGGGCCCCGGCGACCCTGAGCGCATCGACCGTACGGGGCGCGGGGTGGCCGTACGGGTTGTCCGCCCCGCAGGAGATGAGCGCCAGTCTCGGCCGTGCTCTGTGCAACAGCCCCGCGTCCTGGAACGCCGAACCGTGGTGGGCCACCTTGAGGACATCCACTCGGCCCGGTACCGCCCGGCTGCGCAGCAATTCCCGCTGGGCCGGGGGCTCCAGGTCCCCCAGGAGCAACAGGGTCAGCCCTCCTGCCGCCCGTACGTGCAGGGTGACGCTGGAGTCGTTCGGTTCGCGCACGGCAACTGCCCCGGCCCCCTTCCGCCCCGCTCCCCCGGGTCCGTCGCGCGGCCACAGCACCCGCCAGTCGACCGGGCCCGCCCGGCGGTGCTCACCGGCCACAGCCCGCACCGTCTTGACCCGTGCCGCGGCCGCTGCCCGCCGCACGAACGCGGCCTGTTCGGGCGGTTCTTCGAGGCTCGTCGTCTGGATCGCGCCCACCGTCCTGCCCCGGAGCACACCGGGCAGCCCACGCACATGGTCGGCGTGGAAGTGGGTGAGAACCACGAGCGGCACCCGGGTGACTCCGAGATCGCGCAAACACCTGTCGACCGCACGGGGGTCGGGCCCGGCGTCGACGACCACTCCCGTGCCCTCCCCCGCCGCGAGCACCATCGCATCGCCCTGCCCGACATCGCAGAGCGCGAACGCCCAGTCCGGCGGCGGCCATCCGGTCATGATCCGGGTGAGAGGGACTGGTCGAAGCACCACCAGGACGAGGAGCAGCCCGACGGCCGCACACAGCCAGGGGCGACGGGCAAGCCGGGGTAGCACGAGCACTGTCAGGACCGTGAGACCGGCCAGCAGCGCCGCGCCGGTCCAGCCTCCGGGCCACTCCGCCTCGGCCCCGGGCAGGCCCGCCCCCGTACGGGCGACCGTGGCGATCCAGCCGACCGGCCAGGCCGCGACCTCGGCCAGCAACTCGGCCACCGGCATGGAGACCGGGGCGACCGCGAGGGCCGCGAACCCGAGCACCGTCGCGGGCGCCACCGCGAACTCCGCCAGCAGGTTGCACGGAACCGCCACCAGGCTGACCCGCGAGGCCAGGACCACCACCACCGGCGCGCACACGGCCTGCGCGGCCGCCGCGGCTGCCAGCACCTCGGCGAGCCGGCCCGGCACCCGCCGGGCCTGGAGTGCGGCACTCCACCGGGGCGCGAGCGTCAACAACGCGCCGGTCGCCAGGACCGACAGCAGGAACCCATAACTCCGGG
Encoded here:
- a CDS encoding AMP-dependent synthetase/ligase: MSDTQTLIDNRPPSVAALFIDRVAATPDGEAYRYPVPSASGEGPDDWKSLTWGQAAERVYAIAAGLITLGVRSEERVALSSATRVEWILIDLGVMCAGAATTTIYPSTNAEESAFILADSESRVLIAEDAEQLAKARETRADLPNLAHVVVIDPAGVEPAEGDPEGWIITLADLEARGAELLAKTPDAVTERVAAITSDQLATLIYTSGTTGRPKGVRLPHDNWSYMAKATVATGLITAGDVQYLWLPLAHVFGKVLTSGQIEVGHVTAVDGRIDKIIENLPVVQPTYMAAVPRIFEKVYNGVASKARAGGAAKYKIFQWAAGVAREYAKVSQDNFRRTGKASVPFALGAKHKVADALVYSKIREAFGGRLRACVSGSAALAPDIGYFFAGAGVHILEGYGLTETSAASFVNPGEAYRTGTVGKPLPGTEVRIADDGEILLRGPGVMEGYHKLPDKTDEVLESDGWIHTGDIGELSADGYLRITDRKKDLIKTSGGKYVAPAEVEGQFKAVCPFVSNILVHGADRNFCTALIALDGPTILGWAAENGLEGKSYAEVVAAPKTVELIDGYVKRLNEGLQRWQTIKKFRLLPRDLDVEHGELTPSLKLKRPVVEREYQGLIDEMYAGSREA
- the lepA gene encoding translation elongation factor 4, coding for MPATPSNVPEPSRTDPALIRNFCIIAHIDHGKSTLADRMLQLTGVVDQRQMRAQYLDRMDIERERGITIKSQAVRLPWAPTEGEDQSRTHVLNMIDTPGHVDFTYEVSRSLAACEGTVLLVDAAQGIEAQTLANLYLAMENDLTIVPVLNKIDLPAAQPEKFSEELANLIGCQPEDVLKVSAKTGVGVDALLDRVVRDVPAPVGVADAAARAMIFDSVYDPYRGVVTYVRVVDGQLNKRERIRMMSTGATHELLEIGVSSPEMTPADGIGVGEVGYIITGVKDVRQSKVGDTITSLSNGATEALGGYKDPKPMVFSGLYPLDGSDYPDLREALDKLQLNDAALVYEPETSAALGFGFRVGFLGLLHLDVVRERLEREFGLDLIATAPNVVYRVEMEDGTEHIVTNPSEFPEGKIDKVHEPVVRATVLAPSEFIGAIMELCQSRRGTLLGMDYLSEDRVEIRYTLPLAEIVFDFFDQLKSKTRGYASLDYEPTGEQSAHLVKVDILLHGDKVDAFSAVTHKDKAYAYGVRLVAKLQKLIPRQNFEVPIQAAIGSRVIARETVRAIRKDVLAKCYGGDISRKRKLLEKQKEGKKRMKMVGNVEVPQDAFISVLSTDESAGESKGKK
- the rpsT gene encoding 30S ribosomal protein S20, giving the protein MANIKSQIKRNKTNEKARLRNKAVKSSLKTAIRKAREAVVAGDVEKATTAVRDASRQLDKAVSKGVIHKNAAANKKSALASKVASLQA
- the holA gene encoding DNA polymerase III subunit delta — translated: MATRKNSTDDPLAPVTLAVGQEDLLLDRAVQQVVAAARAADADTDVRDLASDQLQPGTLAELTSPSLFAERKVVIVRNAQDLAADTVKDVKAYLGAPVEEITLVLLHAGGAKGKGLLDAARKAGAREVACPKTTKPAERLSFVRSEFRTHGRSATPEACQALVDSIGSDLRELASAVSQLIADVEGTIDEAVVGRYYTGRAEASSFTVADRAVEGRAAEALEALRWSLSTGVAPVLITSALAQGVRAIGKLSSARGGRPADLARELGMPPWKIDRVRQQMRGWTPDGVAVALRAVAAADAGVKGGGDDPEYALEKAVVVVARAARSGR
- a CDS encoding YceI family protein; translation: MFGRWLGSKGSRSQAGAGRGGALAGVRVHRSAGVLSCRVLDPVNEPVQQAEFVVTDGAGRKVVGGETDPFGSVLATVPAGEYRLAVTAEGFTPFHGAATVGQGAHATLGDVTLQVAQPQQLPAPGEWDIDPNHSQIGFTARHIGLARIHGRFNTFAGAVRIADRMEDSAMHVIIDAASIDTNVQMRDDHLRSGDFLDVGRYPTLEFYSERFVHRGGNRWGVTGALTLHGVSRTVTLDTRYLGLGNGLEGDPRAACRATTELHREDFTLTWQTMLARGIAAVGSSIAIDLDIQTVPRG
- a CDS encoding arylamine N-acetyltransferase family protein, whose amino-acid sequence is MTLPQPHPASDASTTSAASDASITSGASAASTTSAASDASTASAASLASTRGPDRSGADGVTDGTVRAYLDRIGADRPARADIEALRELQRRHLLSVPFENLSIHLGEDIVLEEQALLDKVIGGRGGFCYELNGAFGALLRALGFRVSLLQARVFGDGGRLGIPYDHMALRVETEDGTGPWLADVGFGDHALRPLALADLTEQEDPRGVFRFRAAPEGDLDLLRGGSRQFRLDLRPRTLTEFRGGAWYHRTSPDSHFTRSLVCSRCTDTGRVTLSRRALITTVGGERHRTELATDEEVLAAYRDHFGLRLSRVPEVRGRFLGDGNSDLR
- a CDS encoding pyridoxamine 5'-phosphate oxidase family protein codes for the protein MTDHDPARTREQRKQDVFDHLRQDEDAWVATASSDGVPTLVPLSFLWDDATGTLVMSTRRTNPTAVNVTPGGPVRVTLGPTRDVVLIEGEAEIVEGADLPTAVGDAFATKLRWDPRPRSPWVFLRITPQTVRAWREVNELADRDLMLAGKWLV
- a CDS encoding ComEC/Rec2 family competence protein, producing MRLVPPALATWAAAAWALGLPGRWVAVVVVACAVPALALLVVAFRAPSREGRGVGPGAAAGAVLLCAAAGAAVAGFHGADVRRGPVPGLAQKDARVEAEVRVTADPRPARPAVRGNHSAPALLLIDADVIEMVAPDGRGSRVRTPVLLMVPAGDHREDWQQVLPSTRLRVSGRLSPPLHEGERLAAVLRVDGAGVPRITGPPTWIQRAAGELRAGLREAADGLDTDARALLPGLVVGDTSRVSPELHDAFKATDLTHLLSVSGANLSILLFLLIGPPGAALSSERRGLAPRLGITLRGTAVIGGALTLMFIVVCRPEPSVLRAATCGLITLLAIGTGRRRSLIPALAAAVVLLVLYDPWLARSYGFLLSVLATGALLTLAPRWSAALQARRVPGRLAEVLAAAAAAQAVCAPVVVVLASRVSLVAVPCNLLAEFAVAPATVLGFAALAVAPVSMPVAELLAEVAAWPVGWIATVARTGAGLPGAEAEWPGGWTGAALLAGLTVLTVLVLPRLARRPWLCAAVGLLLVLVVLRPVPLTRIMTGWPPPDWAFALCDVGQGDAMVLAAGEGTGVVVDAGPDPRAVDRCLRDLGVTRVPLVVLTHFHADHVRGLPGVLRGRTVGAIQTTSLEEPPEQAAFVRRAAAAARVKTVRAVAGEHRRAGPVDWRVLWPRDGPGGAGRKGAGAVAVREPNDSSVTLHVRAAGGLTLLLLGDLEPPAQRELLRSRAVPGRVDVLKVAHHGSAFQDAGLLHRARPRLALISCGADNPYGHPAPRTVDALRVAGARVLRTDTDGPIAVTGAGKELRAVGRS